The nucleotide window caccaagaataaaaaaaccatcatgttaatgttattttgtttaaatttccGAGGTATCTCTGAGTTGGCGAAAACGAAAATGGCGTTGAAACTCACCTGAGTGGTGCAACGTGCAACTGCATCTCGGAGATTGTATTGGTTTCTACTAGCTGTAGTCCACTGCCCTCCATCCATACTGCGTTAATTGCAGAGTTTTTAGATATTCGTCAGAGCAAGAAAAACCAgaccccaaaaagaaaaaaaaggcaagCAATGGTTCAGAAACAAACTCGGGCATGGAGTCCACATATTATGCAATGTTAATATGGTGACTTACCCAACCACCCAGAAAGAATAGCCACTAAGGTGCCAGCTCTGAATTATATCCTCAGGGTTTTCAAATACAATCTCGACAAATGCTCTGTAGTCAACACCCATCACTGATGTGTCAAGGTAAATTCCACCACCTGTAGGAATGCTGGATATACTCCCAACACGGAAAACTCCAAGTTTGAAGTAATCAGCAAGCTTCAAGGGAGTGTCTGCTGGGACAAATGATACACTGTTTACTGCATATCTTTGTTTGCCGTTGACTTGACCGGCGGAGCTTTGTAGCCTGATGGTCTTGGTTGTGTTGATTAGACCATAGTGATACGAGCCTTGTGGGTTCGGCCTTGGTCCACTTGCAGTCAGATTAGTCCTGTAATCAACATGATGATTAGTTCCATATGTATGAAAGTCAATGTTAGAGtttgcaataatatttttttgacgtgatattaaatgattgacagataaataaaaaataacaaggcAAAAGTGTTATTGTACAAAGAAGTACAGGCCTGGATTTAAAAAGAGAGGAATGACATGGGTCTTATGTACCTGATAGAGCGGGCCTGGTTCAGAGACCAGTCAATTTGAATGGTAGGTCCACCAGGGGGTGGGCCTGAGACTTTGCCGGCGGAGTTGCTGTAACGAAGAATGCCGGTGGTTGTGAGTATAGTAGAGGTGAACCTAGAGGAAACCACAATGTAATAGTCTTGTGCAGGCTGATCGGCAGTGACTAGAACAGAGTAAGATTGACCAACATGAACATCAAGCGAGGAGTAGGTGACTTGAAGAGTGTGAGTTCCTTCTACTTCCACCAACTTCATCTTGTGGCCCTGAATGCGGAAGTTGAGGGAGTTTTGCAACCCAACATTTGATATTCTAAGCCTATAGGTTTTTCCTGTAAATTGATAATGACAGACTACAATGTTAGGCCATGAATGGGAATTGACAGCAAAATAATCATGGTTAATTATCACATTAACATATGGATATTAACGAGGTGCTCATAAAGTTCTTTAACATTACATATAGAATAATCCATATATACAATTGGCTTCTAatcgaatttaaaaaattgcaaACACAATGCCATCGAGGGAGATTTATAGAGAAAAAGATAGTCTTGCATAAACTTAAACATTTCAAGTGGGAGACAGATAGATGCATGAAATCTACTCTATAAGCAGCATTAAATGCTCAATTAATGTTGTAGAACTCGTTTTTATCTATCTTTCGTTTGAAGCATTCAATTTTGAACAAAAACTTAGAGAGATATTGATCCAATTTATCATTTCATCCTCACACCTTCCCAATGTAAAGAGTCTAAATAGCATGTCCCAAAAATGGGGGTTTCCATTAGTTTTTTAACTGTCCATCCAAAAGTCCATGACAAAGGTAGCAAAGACACAACAAAGGAGAATTTACTATATACGAGAAAATCTTGGCAGATTTTGAAGGAGATCGTACCTTGTTCTACATTGAAAGAAACACCACCGGGTCCGCGACCGTTGATAAGGATTCCATCAGGAAAAGGCAGCTTCTTACCACGATCTAGAATAGCCTTCAAGGCCTGCACAGACATACATAAATTCATTACACACCAAGTACGAGCTTGAAACCTGCATTTATCGTTAAAAGTTTacataaactaaaatttaaataaacacaccaaaatttaaataaacgaAAAAATTGTTCACATAAACTAAAATTGAACtataatgagttttttttttttttttattcaagcgagagttttttaaaaagtttattaaaataataagtataatatcaatttatatttttacttgtttATTTGAAGAGCTTTTATGCCCAGAAACAAAGTCATACTCCATCACTGCCAATAAGTTGAACACGATTTATCCATTGGGATTCACCGATCGGAATTATCTAGGATGAAACTAGGGAGGACATGTGCGACCCACAAACCAGGACATGGTCTGTGATCTAAAACAATCCATACCACCATGTGCTAGACATTTATGGAAAGTAACATACAATAATTGTGTTCTAAAATATGATCATCTCCATAGTCAGCAAACGCCAAAAGGGCCCTAAAAACACGTAGATTTGCTGACATAGTTTAACAAGATGCATCCAGAACAAGGGACAACCAGTATAAAAGgacaggaaaaaaagaaaagaaaaaaagaagcatgTTGGCGTTTTTCAACTGCTCTCCCTGTACAAATTGTGGTATTTATGAACTAAAAAAATCAGTAGTGGGTTTGCTTTAGAATGTGctcttcttccaatttccaaTAACAAAGGTAGTCAGGAAAACAGCTGGCAGCAGAGAGGAAGCATCattaaaaagttgaatgttTTAATATTCACAGCAAAGAACCCCCATATGCCACCGACACAAACGCAAGGTGACAATCCCAGAGAATCAAAACATTAAAATCCTCGAGTTTGAAGAGGATTCCATTACCAGCGAATGCTGAAAGAGAAAAAGCGAAATTACCGTGTAATTGGACTTGTACCAATCTCCGATAAGAACAGTGTAATCGCCGGCGGGGTCAGGGAAGGGGACAGGGATTCGTGGCCTGCTAAGGATTCTGATACCTCCAAACCCACCGGCAGCCTTGTGGAATGCGAGGGAAGGGAAGTAGTAATAACTCCCAATCTGATCCTTGACTTGGAGAATGTAGGTGAAGTTCTTCCCCGGGGGTATTGGGCATGTTGTTCCGAATACACCATCCTCAAACGAATTCCTCCTGTTCTGAATTCCATTCCTATAGATACCAGAAACGAAAACAGAATTAACATCTTTTATTCATTGCTTACATACTATCTATAAtgtattttatgcaaaaacaGAACATTCCTGGGTGTTATTGATCTTTCACATATGTTCGAGATTTATCGTGCgttatctaaaaataaaaaataaaaaaagttttgcaCATGCCCATGTTCAATAAGCACTGATTTTCCGAGATTTGCATGATAATGAATGAGACTGCCATCTCAGCTGCCTAATTGTTAGCAGCTTGCAGTCACCTAAGGTGTCAATCAAGTTTCATTAAAACCCTcgattgtttttaataattgagattaaaattaaaaaattaataaaatattattataaatattttttaatattatttttattttaagattttaaaaaattaaatttttta belongs to Juglans regia cultivar Chandler chromosome 8, Walnut 2.0, whole genome shotgun sequence and includes:
- the LOC109004277 gene encoding L-ascorbate oxidase homolog, whose amino-acid sequence is MPLNLAGGSALFSAMLCVAVSLLFLSLAGAEDPYKFFNWNITYGDIYPLGVRQQGILINGQFPGPDIHSVTNDNLIINVFNNLNESFLLSWNGIQNRRNSFEDGVFGTTCPIPPGKNFTYILQVKDQIGSYYYFPSLAFHKAAGGFGGIRILSRPRIPVPFPDPAGDYTVLIGDWYKSNYTALKAILDRGKKLPFPDGILINGRGPGGVSFNVEQGKTYRLRISNVGLQNSLNFRIQGHKMKLVEVEGTHTLQVTYSSLDVHVGQSYSVLVTADQPAQDYYIVVSSRFTSTILTTTGILRYSNSAGKVSGPPPGGPTIQIDWSLNQARSIRTNLTASGPRPNPQGSYHYGLINTTKTIRLQSSAGQVNGKQRYAVNSVSFVPADTPLKLADYFKLGVFRVGSISSIPTGGGIYLDTSVMGVDYRAFVEIVFENPEDIIQSWHLSGYSFWVVGMDGGQWTTASRNQYNLRDAVARCTTQVYPKSWTAIYVALDNVGMWNLRSEFWARQYLGQQLYLRVYTESTSLRDEYPIPKNALLCGKAAGRHTRPL